In Geotalea uraniireducens, one genomic interval encodes:
- the prsT gene encoding XrtA/PEP-CTERM system TPR-repeat protein PrsT, producing MFRLRIIACLALSALLFAGCGSKSKDELYAEGVSLLKGGNPGGAIVLFRNALEKDQNFQDARFQLAEAYQALGKYEQAEKELLKIQRQNPSRADIHLELAKLYNSLGKPDQSIEQSSAYLQAHPNAAEAFEVLGVSYALKGMNDEAERQFRLALQREPNRLPAKLQLAALLMGQKQGREQDARALIAEILSADPKNVKAYNLLARYEMSLGNRDRALQIYQTVAGLQPADPLPLYQQGAILLEKADVGKADQLAEMLVRKFPKSSEGYRLKGLIAFKKQNYPEAITDLQNANKIYPSVEGLYYLGLSLYEKGELESALSQFRQILDHKPSFAQARILTAVILLKQKRLEDAIAEAQRVLDKDNRNALAHNILGSAYMARGNYDEGIKELNRATELDPKIVDAHLKKGLFYLSKGLTQEAESDFTTAVKVAPDLLNSRLVLAFYYLRQEKRDKALTTLKAGLTGQKSDAVLYNTMSAVLFDQRNPAEGVRALQKAQQIDPSFLPARFNLATYYATTGDLAHATDEYRTIIRDNPRNVRALLGMAALAELTGHEREVYGWYVKAKETGAYPGYLALAAYLEKQGRHGEAIGILDEAIRSRPRSPEAYVAKGQLLLAQRKLKDTLDTYTDLESFAPQQGLSLKVTALLQANELARALEEARRAVALQPNSAFGYTLTAAVYARQRDYSRAIQELKSGLGSDPDNIEAAMQLGDYLGRSGNTRAALDEYDKILRGKPEYAPAIFAQGMLLETTGNRKGAIHKYRQALEKSENYVPALNNLAFLYADGFGPRHEALRLALTALRLQPGNAAIIDTYGYALLMNGRKAEARKVLEKAAVLLPGNPSVRYHLALAYQLTGDRTKAAATLQQAMRQGDFPESGQARKLLAELSAHADRDERRGN from the coding sequence TTGTTTAGGTTGCGGATCATTGCCTGCCTCGCACTGTCGGCGTTGCTGTTCGCTGGGTGCGGAAGCAAGAGTAAGGATGAGCTTTACGCCGAGGGTGTATCGCTGCTGAAAGGCGGTAATCCCGGCGGCGCGATTGTCCTCTTCAGGAATGCCCTGGAGAAGGACCAGAACTTTCAGGATGCCCGTTTCCAACTGGCCGAAGCCTATCAGGCGCTCGGCAAATATGAACAGGCGGAGAAAGAACTACTCAAAATACAGCGGCAGAATCCATCCCGTGCCGACATCCACCTTGAACTTGCCAAACTGTACAATTCACTCGGCAAGCCGGACCAGTCGATCGAACAGTCTTCGGCCTATCTCCAGGCCCATCCGAATGCGGCGGAAGCGTTCGAGGTGCTCGGTGTCAGTTATGCGTTGAAGGGGATGAACGATGAGGCCGAGCGGCAGTTCCGCCTCGCCCTGCAGCGTGAACCGAACCGGCTGCCGGCGAAGCTGCAGCTTGCGGCGCTGTTGATGGGGCAGAAACAAGGGCGCGAGCAAGATGCGCGAGCGCTGATCGCTGAAATCCTCAGCGCCGACCCAAAAAACGTCAAAGCATATAACCTGTTGGCGCGATACGAAATGTCCCTGGGGAATCGCGACCGCGCCCTGCAAATTTACCAGACCGTTGCCGGCCTTCAACCAGCCGATCCGCTGCCGCTCTATCAGCAGGGGGCAATTCTCCTGGAGAAGGCCGATGTCGGCAAGGCAGATCAACTCGCCGAAATGCTGGTGCGGAAATTTCCCAAGTCGTCCGAAGGATATCGACTGAAGGGCCTGATCGCCTTTAAAAAGCAAAATTATCCCGAAGCGATCACCGACCTGCAGAATGCCAACAAGATATATCCATCCGTCGAAGGGCTCTATTATCTCGGCCTGAGCCTGTATGAAAAGGGCGAGCTCGAAAGCGCCCTCAGCCAGTTCCGGCAGATTCTCGATCACAAGCCGTCGTTTGCCCAGGCACGTATCCTGACGGCCGTCATCCTTCTTAAGCAAAAACGTCTTGAAGACGCCATCGCCGAAGCGCAGCGCGTATTGGACAAGGACAACCGCAATGCCCTGGCGCACAATATTCTCGGGAGCGCTTACATGGCGCGAGGGAATTACGACGAAGGGATCAAGGAGTTGAACCGGGCCACCGAGCTCGATCCCAAGATCGTCGACGCCCATCTGAAGAAGGGGTTGTTTTACCTCAGTAAAGGATTGACGCAGGAAGCGGAAAGTGATTTCACCACGGCGGTTAAGGTTGCTCCGGACCTGCTCAACTCGCGGCTTGTGCTCGCCTTTTACTATCTGCGCCAGGAAAAGCGTGATAAGGCGCTTACAACGCTGAAAGCGGGGCTCACCGGCCAGAAGAGCGACGCCGTACTCTACAACACCATGTCGGCGGTGCTGTTCGATCAGAGGAATCCGGCCGAAGGGGTGCGCGCCCTGCAAAAAGCCCAGCAGATCGATCCATCTTTCCTCCCGGCGCGGTTCAATCTTGCCACATATTACGCAACCACCGGCGATCTCGCGCATGCTACCGACGAGTACCGGACGATCATTCGCGACAATCCCCGCAATGTCCGGGCGCTGCTCGGCATGGCTGCCCTTGCCGAACTGACCGGTCATGAACGGGAGGTGTACGGCTGGTACGTAAAGGCCAAGGAAACGGGCGCCTATCCCGGCTATCTCGCCCTGGCAGCCTACCTTGAGAAACAGGGGCGTCATGGCGAGGCGATCGGCATTCTCGATGAAGCGATCAGAAGCCGGCCACGCAGCCCCGAGGCCTACGTGGCGAAAGGGCAGCTGTTGCTGGCGCAGAGAAAGCTTAAGGATACGCTCGACACCTATACCGATCTCGAATCGTTCGCGCCGCAGCAGGGCCTTTCCCTCAAGGTTACGGCCCTGTTGCAGGCAAACGAACTGGCCCGCGCCCTTGAGGAGGCGCGCCGGGCCGTTGCGCTGCAGCCGAATTCGGCCTTCGGTTACACCCTCACTGCGGCGGTTTATGCCCGTCAGCGAGACTACTCCCGGGCTATCCAGGAGCTGAAAAGCGGTCTCGGCAGCGATCCCGATAATATCGAAGCTGCCATGCAGCTCGGCGATTATCTGGGGCGGAGCGGCAACACGCGGGCGGCCCTGGACGAATACGACAAGATCCTCCGCGGCAAGCCGGAGTATGCGCCGGCAATCTTTGCCCAAGGGATGCTCCTTGAAACGACCGGCAACCGGAAAGGGGCTATCCACAAGTACCGGCAGGCCCTAGAAAAGTCGGAAAACTACGTGCCGGCGTTGAATAATCTGGCATTCCTCTATGCCGACGGATTCGGCCCTCGCCACGAAGCGCTGCGTCTTGCCCTGACCGCGCTTCGGCTTCAACCGGGGAATGCGGCCATCATCGACACCTACGGCTACGCGCTCCTTATGAACGGCCGCAAGGCCGAAGCTCGCAAGGTATTGGAAAAAGCAGCCGTGCTGCTGCCGGGCAACCCATCCGTCCGTTACCATCTTGCCCTGGCCTATCAATTGACTGGCGATCGGACCAAGGCTGCAGCGACACTGCAGCAGGCCATGCGTCAGGGGGATTTCCCGGAATCCGGCCAGGCCCGCAAGCTGCTTGCCGAACTGTCCGCACATGCTGACCGGGATGAGAGAAGGGGGAACTGA
- a CDS encoding XrtA/PEP-CTERM system exopolysaccharide export protein translates to MKRVILVFVVLITLGFGVGGALAGDYVIGEGDGLDIAVWGAKELNVSVRVRPDGKITIPGLGDVVASGFTPAKLQVDLAQRLKELVKNPIVTVTVREITNSKVYIFGGGVQSGVFDLNRRTTLLQLLCSIGNVAAGDGKGGGSVAAGGAKVADYHRAYVLRNGKKIKEDFYNLFIKGDTAEDFVIETNDAIFIPQALEKNVYVLGAVNTPRFIEYREGMTVMEAILEAGGFTKFAKQNDTVIHRRENDKDVLLEVKAKDLVNDGDLSQNIKLKPGDYVIVKEGMF, encoded by the coding sequence ATGAAGAGAGTCATTCTGGTATTTGTGGTGTTGATAACCCTCGGCTTCGGTGTCGGGGGGGCGCTTGCCGGCGATTACGTGATCGGCGAGGGCGACGGACTCGATATCGCCGTCTGGGGGGCCAAGGAACTCAATGTTTCGGTACGGGTCCGCCCCGACGGGAAGATTACCATTCCCGGCCTTGGCGACGTGGTCGCCAGTGGATTCACCCCTGCCAAGCTGCAGGTCGATCTCGCCCAGCGGTTGAAAGAGCTTGTCAAGAACCCGATCGTGACGGTTACGGTACGGGAAATCACCAACAGCAAGGTTTACATCTTCGGCGGCGGCGTCCAGTCGGGGGTGTTCGACCTCAATCGTCGCACCACGTTGCTGCAGCTTCTTTGCAGCATCGGCAACGTTGCCGCCGGCGACGGCAAAGGGGGGGGCTCGGTCGCCGCCGGTGGAGCGAAAGTTGCCGACTATCACCGGGCGTACGTGCTGCGTAACGGGAAAAAGATCAAGGAAGACTTTTACAACCTCTTCATAAAGGGTGATACCGCTGAAGATTTTGTTATCGAAACCAATGACGCTATCTTTATCCCCCAGGCACTGGAAAAGAATGTCTATGTGCTGGGGGCGGTGAATACGCCGCGCTTCATCGAGTATCGCGAAGGGATGACGGTGATGGAGGCAATTCTCGAAGCGGGGGGGTTCACCAAGTTTGCCAAGCAGAACGATACGGTGATTCACCGCCGGGAGAACGACAAGGATGTTCTGCTTGAAGTGAAGGCGAAGGACCTGGTCAACGATGGCGACCTGAGTCAGAACATCAAGCTCAAGCCGGGCGATTACGTGATCGTCAAGGAAGGGATGTTCTAG
- a CDS encoding TIGR03013 family XrtA/PEP-CTERM system glycosyltransferase translates to MSKRYLALMLGDAFCAGTAVLAGLSLRFGEMPSLGSYFGMSGVHFVLFIAVMLFSAFFVELYSQDRELSPRDLAGRVVIELILAFFTLAALYFFLPAALDGRGVLLISVVIFGLFQFLWHAGSRGGFIFPAFAKRVLILGTGPLANQMGSLVLASGQNYVLSGYVSCAREPVYVPTQAIVGNEEGLFETVCRHRADKIVVSLGERRGVFPLKDVLNCKLSGIEVMDAPSFYERVTGKLLIESINPSWFIFSSGFRVTALIRLFKRLIDIFCALLGGVLFLPFFPVVALAIKLDSPGPIFFRQLRVGEREKPFYLFKFRTMRTDAEKATGAVWAQKDDPRVTRLGRFLRKSRIDEIPQLFNVLIGDMSLVGPRPERPEFVEQLQKVIPYYSERHFVKPGVTGWAQVRYPYGASVEDAVEKLRYDLYYIKNLSVTFDLMIILETIKVVLFQRGGR, encoded by the coding sequence ATGAGCAAACGATATCTGGCATTGATGCTGGGAGATGCTTTTTGTGCCGGAACGGCGGTGCTCGCAGGGCTGTCCCTTCGTTTCGGCGAGATGCCTTCTCTGGGAAGCTACTTCGGGATGAGTGGCGTGCATTTCGTCCTGTTCATCGCCGTGATGCTGTTTTCGGCCTTTTTCGTCGAACTGTACAGCCAGGATCGGGAACTGAGCCCCCGGGATCTCGCCGGGAGGGTCGTGATCGAGTTGATTCTCGCCTTCTTCACCCTTGCCGCGCTCTATTTCTTCCTGCCGGCTGCGCTCGATGGCCGGGGGGTTCTGCTAATTTCGGTGGTTATTTTCGGCTTGTTTCAGTTTCTCTGGCATGCGGGAAGCCGGGGCGGGTTCATTTTTCCCGCTTTCGCCAAGCGGGTGCTGATCCTTGGCACTGGCCCCCTGGCGAATCAAATGGGCAGCCTCGTGCTGGCGTCGGGGCAGAACTACGTCCTTTCCGGTTATGTTTCCTGCGCCCGTGAGCCGGTCTATGTCCCGACCCAGGCCATCGTCGGCAACGAGGAAGGGCTCTTTGAAACGGTCTGTCGCCACCGGGCCGACAAGATCGTGGTCTCCCTCGGCGAGCGTCGTGGGGTTTTTCCGCTCAAGGATGTGCTCAACTGCAAACTGAGCGGCATCGAGGTGATGGACGCGCCGTCGTTTTACGAGAGGGTTACCGGCAAACTGCTGATCGAAAGTATCAATCCGAGTTGGTTTATCTTTTCGTCCGGGTTCCGGGTCACCGCCCTCATCCGGTTGTTCAAGCGGCTCATCGACATCTTTTGCGCCTTGCTCGGCGGGGTCCTGTTCCTGCCGTTCTTTCCCGTGGTTGCTCTGGCGATCAAGCTCGATTCCCCCGGCCCGATCTTTTTCCGTCAACTCCGGGTCGGCGAGCGGGAAAAGCCCTTCTATCTCTTCAAGTTTCGGACAATGCGTACCGACGCCGAAAAAGCGACCGGTGCTGTCTGGGCGCAAAAAGACGATCCCCGGGTGACCCGGCTGGGCCGTTTTCTCCGCAAGAGCCGCATTGATGAAATCCCGCAACTGTTCAACGTGCTGATCGGTGATATGAGTCTTGTCGGTCCGCGTCCAGAGCGTCCCGAGTTCGTCGAACAGCTTCAGAAGGTCATTCCCTATTATTCCGAGCGGCACTTCGTTAAACCGGGCGTTACCGGCTGGGCACAGGTTCGCTATCCCTACGGCGCCTCGGTGGAGGATGCCGTCGAAAAACTCCGCTATGACCTGTATTACATTAAGAACCTGTCCGTTACCTTCGATCTGATGATCATCCTGGAAACCATCAAGGTCGTTCTCTTCCAGCGGGGCGGGAGATAA
- a CDS encoding sigma-54-dependent transcriptional regulator: MIVQGHVLIVDDEPNAARVLSAILTGDGHMVSSVADVPAAERLLKSRDIDVIITDLRMPGKDGMQLFEYAVEHFPDIPVIFLTAYGSVDSAVNAVTRGAFYYFIKPPDYVKLKSMVARAVEQRTLKRQVAELRKQVAERDGAGRLIGTSAGMQKIYDTVEAVKNSMSSVLICGETGTGKELIARSLHYGSVRRDRPFVAVNCAAFPRELMESELFGYEKGAFSGASARRVGRFEAAADGTLFLDEIGELELSLQAKLLRALQEKEIERLGSNRKIKVNIRVVSSTNRDLKREIANGSFREDLYYRLNVVQINVPALRERREDIPLLITEFVREFGLNEGRSLRISDEVMKALVGFPWPGNVRQLRNTIERAVVMARGGEITFKHLPEEIMAGLDEQPLSSEPKTLRELEEEAILQALRECDGNKSRVAKKLGISRKTLYKRLDDLGM; the protein is encoded by the coding sequence ATGATTGTGCAGGGACATGTCCTGATCGTTGACGATGAGCCAAATGCCGCCCGGGTGCTCTCGGCAATTTTGACCGGTGACGGGCATATGGTATCGTCCGTTGCCGATGTCCCGGCCGCCGAACGGCTTCTCAAGTCGCGCGATATTGATGTGATCATTACCGATCTCCGGATGCCGGGCAAAGATGGGATGCAGTTGTTTGAATATGCGGTGGAGCATTTCCCCGATATCCCGGTAATTTTTCTTACCGCGTATGGCTCGGTTGATTCTGCGGTCAACGCAGTGACCCGCGGTGCCTTCTACTATTTCATCAAGCCGCCCGACTATGTCAAACTGAAGAGCATGGTCGCTCGAGCCGTGGAACAGCGGACACTGAAACGCCAAGTCGCGGAACTTCGCAAGCAGGTCGCCGAGCGGGACGGTGCCGGCCGGCTTATCGGTACGAGCGCCGGCATGCAGAAGATTTACGATACGGTCGAGGCGGTCAAGAACTCCATGAGCAGTGTGCTCATCTGCGGTGAAACGGGGACGGGCAAGGAGTTGATTGCCCGGTCGCTTCATTACGGGAGTGTGCGTCGAGACCGTCCCTTTGTCGCGGTCAACTGTGCAGCTTTCCCCCGCGAACTGATGGAATCGGAGCTGTTCGGTTACGAAAAAGGGGCCTTCAGTGGGGCGTCGGCCCGCCGCGTAGGGCGATTCGAGGCGGCTGCCGATGGGACGCTGTTCCTCGACGAGATCGGCGAACTGGAGCTTTCTCTCCAGGCCAAACTGCTCAGGGCGCTCCAGGAGAAAGAGATTGAGCGCCTGGGAAGCAACCGGAAGATCAAGGTGAATATTCGAGTTGTTTCCTCGACCAACCGCGATTTGAAGCGTGAGATTGCCAATGGCTCGTTTCGTGAGGACCTGTACTATCGACTCAATGTCGTGCAGATCAATGTCCCGGCGTTACGGGAACGACGGGAGGACATCCCGTTGCTTATCACCGAATTCGTTAGGGAATTCGGCCTCAACGAAGGCCGGTCTCTCAGGATTTCCGACGAGGTGATGAAGGCGCTGGTCGGCTTTCCCTGGCCGGGTAATGTCCGGCAATTGCGCAATACCATCGAGCGGGCAGTGGTGATGGCTCGGGGGGGCGAGATTACCTTCAAGCATCTTCCTGAAGAGATTATGGCCGGCTTGGACGAGCAACCGCTCTCCTCCGAACCGAAAACACTCCGCGAACTGGAAGAAGAGGCGATCCTTCAGGCGCTACGGGAATGCGACGGGAACAAATCCCGGGTGGCAAAGAAGCTTGGCATTTCACGCAAGACATTGTACAAGCGGCTTGACGATCTGGGAATGTAA
- a CDS encoding DNA-binding response regulator, translating to MEQGKILIYDEGGFSKVCAAILAKQGYAAEQVSAGAAPEQQGAFDLVIASYPFGAQFSADIKKLSIPVIVLTDHISSDLLSFLKVLEVSYCLMKPLNFDKFVLLVKNLMSGVEIGPGGYSIV from the coding sequence ATGGAACAGGGCAAGATTCTTATCTATGACGAAGGTGGGTTTTCCAAGGTCTGCGCCGCAATTCTGGCCAAGCAGGGCTATGCTGCGGAGCAGGTTTCCGCCGGTGCCGCCCCCGAGCAGCAGGGGGCCTTTGACCTCGTCATCGCCAGCTATCCCTTTGGCGCCCAGTTCAGTGCCGATATCAAGAAGTTGAGTATCCCCGTTATTGTGCTTACCGACCATATCAGTTCCGACTTGCTGTCGTTTCTTAAGGTGCTGGAAGTTTCCTACTGTTTGATGAAGCCGCTTAATTTCGACAAGTTCGTCCTGCTCGTCAAGAACCTGATGAGCGGGGTTGAAATTGGTCCTGGAGGGTACAGCATTGTTTAG
- a CDS encoding XrtA-associated tyrosine autokinase, producing the protein MSRIDQALEKAALLRKGLGNDGGGKTLPADDSPPVPVHTYAMPDKATSGVHSDNPLIVTLNAPHSPVSEEYRKLKSAIVSSARQGVKRNVIMVTSSIGGEGKSVTSLNLAISLAQEFDHTVLLVDADLRKPSINKYLGLKSGKGFSDCLSGEALLPDVLIKTGIGKLTVLPAGTPRRNPVELFSSQMMKDFINEIKSRYPDRYVIIDTPPVLPFAESRMLGALVDGIVLVIREGATTVDDVRETVDVLPKGKMLGAVYNVATVDSLSGRYHYYYHGYGYHADAGEGQEAAAVGSDLAAGKPRLFGRLKQPKAK; encoded by the coding sequence ATGAGCAGAATCGACCAGGCATTGGAAAAAGCAGCACTCCTGCGGAAGGGGCTGGGGAACGATGGTGGCGGCAAGACCCTGCCGGCTGACGATAGCCCGCCGGTCCCGGTCCATACTTACGCAATGCCCGACAAGGCCACTTCCGGCGTGCATTCGGATAATCCGCTGATCGTTACCTTGAATGCGCCGCATTCGCCTGTCAGCGAAGAATACCGGAAGCTCAAATCGGCGATCGTCTCTTCCGCTCGGCAAGGGGTGAAACGGAACGTCATCATGGTTACCAGTTCGATTGGCGGGGAGGGGAAGAGCGTCACCTCGCTCAATCTTGCCATCAGTCTCGCCCAGGAGTTTGACCACACCGTCCTGCTGGTCGATGCCGATCTCCGCAAGCCGTCAATCAATAAGTACCTCGGCTTGAAAAGCGGCAAAGGGTTCTCCGATTGCCTGAGCGGCGAGGCACTGCTGCCCGACGTGCTGATCAAGACGGGGATCGGCAAGCTGACCGTGCTGCCGGCCGGCACACCCCGCCGCAATCCTGTGGAGCTTTTCTCCTCGCAGATGATGAAGGATTTCATCAACGAGATCAAAAGCCGTTACCCCGACCGCTACGTAATCATCGATACGCCGCCGGTCCTTCCTTTTGCCGAGTCGCGGATGCTCGGGGCGCTCGTGGACGGGATTGTGCTGGTGATCCGGGAGGGGGCGACGACGGTGGATGATGTCCGGGAAACGGTGGATGTCCTGCCGAAAGGAAAGATGTTGGGGGCGGTTTACAATGTTGCCACCGTCGATAGCCTGAGTGGCCGCTACCACTACTATTATCACGGCTACGGCTATCACGCCGATGCAGGGGAAGGTCAGGAGGCTGCCGCCGTCGGCAGCGACCTGGCTGCCGGGAAGCCTCGCCTGTTCGGCAGGCTGAAACAGCCCAAGGCGAAATAA
- a CDS encoding XrtA system polysaccharide chain length determinant has product MAATPEFDYRKYLQLIHRKKRLFMAVALAIMTAAVIFCYLQPKKYQASSTVFIEKNVISELIKGLAITPSMDDTLRVLGYAITSRTLILKVMDDLDMGLEGKGAAKLEDTVRRLQKNTSIQIKDPNLFIISFRDSDPRFARDFVNALVRRYIEENVSSKREESYGAIQFLSEQMGTFRKKLDKTEDEINQYKAEKGGLIAIDEANLFKEINTAQQKLYDIQLRRRQLEGLKPVTKMASDPLQTKLISLQKHLEELRVQFTDSYPEVIKVRSEIDTLKEQMKGRHGVPMVVDPQEVDKVDAELNALRLSEDGLKRFINSNQALLQRIPEAKAGLEKLQTEEKSQQAIYDQLMSRHGQSEVSKQMEVQDKTTTFRIVDPAVTPTKPVSPNRVKLILFGIVAGIACGIGLVIALDYFNPSVKTVDAIKPLGLAVLAIVPQIYEPEKLAREWRRDLRLYLVAGSYFLLIVAVLALEAIGKSPVDKIISSVKTML; this is encoded by the coding sequence ATGGCGGCGACACCCGAGTTCGATTATCGAAAATATCTGCAGTTGATTCACAGGAAGAAGCGGCTCTTCATGGCGGTTGCCCTGGCTATCATGACTGCGGCGGTGATCTTCTGCTACCTGCAGCCGAAAAAATACCAGGCAAGCAGTACCGTATTCATCGAAAAGAACGTGATCAGCGAGTTGATCAAGGGGCTCGCCATCACGCCGTCGATGGACGATACGTTGCGGGTTCTCGGTTATGCCATCACCAGCCGGACGCTGATCCTCAAGGTGATGGACGATCTCGACATGGGGCTGGAAGGGAAGGGGGCGGCGAAGCTGGAAGATACTGTCCGGCGGCTGCAGAAGAACACCAGTATCCAGATCAAGGACCCCAATCTGTTCATCATCTCCTTCCGGGACAGTGATCCGCGTTTTGCCCGGGACTTCGTCAATGCGCTTGTTCGCCGCTATATCGAGGAAAATGTCTCCTCGAAAAGGGAAGAATCATACGGGGCCATCCAGTTTCTGTCGGAGCAGATGGGAACCTTCCGGAAGAAGCTCGACAAGACGGAGGATGAGATCAATCAGTACAAGGCTGAAAAGGGGGGGCTCATCGCCATTGATGAGGCGAACCTGTTCAAGGAGATCAATACTGCCCAGCAGAAACTGTACGATATCCAGCTGCGCCGGCGGCAGCTGGAGGGGCTGAAGCCGGTAACGAAAATGGCTTCCGACCCGCTGCAGACGAAACTCATCTCGCTGCAGAAACACCTCGAAGAGCTGCGCGTCCAGTTTACCGACAGTTATCCCGAAGTGATCAAGGTGCGGAGCGAGATCGATACCCTGAAGGAGCAGATGAAGGGGCGTCATGGGGTCCCGATGGTGGTGGACCCCCAGGAAGTAGACAAGGTCGACGCGGAGTTGAATGCCCTCAGACTGAGTGAGGACGGCTTGAAGCGCTTCATCAACTCGAACCAGGCATTGTTGCAGCGCATTCCCGAGGCCAAGGCGGGGCTGGAAAAACTCCAGACGGAAGAGAAAAGCCAGCAGGCGATCTACGACCAGCTGATGTCGCGGCATGGCCAGTCCGAGGTTTCGAAGCAGATGGAGGTTCAGGATAAAACCACGACCTTCCGCATCGTTGATCCGGCCGTTACCCCGACCAAACCGGTCAGCCCCAATCGGGTCAAGCTGATTCTGTTCGGAATTGTCGCCGGGATCGCCTGCGGCATCGGGCTGGTCATCGCGCTCGATTACTTCAATCCATCGGTCAAGACCGTCGACGCTATCAAGCCGCTCGGTTTGGCCGTGCTGGCGATCGTGCCGCAGATTTACGAACCGGAAAAACTTGCCCGTGAATGGCGGCGGGACCTCCGCCTCTACTTGGTCGCCGGCAGCTATTTTCTACTGATTGTGGCCGTCCTGGCGCTGGAGGCCATTGGCAAGTCGCCCGTCGACAAGATCATTAGTTCCGTCAAGACGATGCTTTAG
- a CDS encoding XrtA/PEP-CTERM system-associated ATPase — MYESFFNLKAKPFELVPDTSFLYLSKVHKRAITYLDYGIRERAGFILLTGEVGAGKTTIIRNMVKRCDEDAVLARIFNTSIDSLQLLAMINEEFGLSSAGKGKVELLKDLNDFLIDQYAQGKRAVLIIDEAQNLAPALLEEIRMLSNLETDNGKLLQIILVGQPELRDMIATPDMLQLRQRVSINCHLQPMSRQETEEYILHRLEVAGGRNAVTFSAEAFDLIYMFSRGIPRLINIICDFLMLSAFAEETTTLDGAMVRDIAGDLDFEKQYWGEQETADDAGEAAKAAEPGAGSEIADRLTSLLEEIRNRMDLLENRMATPDREVIGEMMEKLASLENAFLFHVRETDSLVAEISKRLERVSRYQFDELESPESDKPAKQGLVTRLFGKSSLGNE, encoded by the coding sequence ATGTACGAGTCATTCTTCAACCTGAAAGCAAAACCGTTCGAACTGGTGCCCGATACATCCTTCCTCTATCTGAGCAAGGTACACAAGCGGGCCATAACCTATCTCGACTACGGCATCCGGGAGCGGGCCGGTTTTATCCTGTTGACGGGGGAGGTGGGGGCGGGCAAGACCACCATCATCAGGAACATGGTGAAGCGGTGCGACGAGGATGCGGTCCTGGCGCGGATATTCAATACCAGTATCGATTCGTTGCAGCTGCTGGCGATGATCAACGAAGAATTCGGCCTCAGCTCGGCGGGCAAGGGGAAAGTCGAGCTGCTGAAGGATCTCAACGATTTCCTCATCGATCAGTATGCGCAGGGAAAACGGGCGGTATTGATCATTGACGAAGCCCAGAATCTCGCGCCGGCGCTGCTGGAAGAAATCAGGATGCTTTCCAACCTGGAAACCGACAACGGCAAACTGTTGCAGATCATCCTGGTGGGCCAGCCGGAACTGCGGGATATGATCGCTACCCCCGATATGCTCCAGCTGCGGCAACGGGTCAGCATCAACTGTCACCTGCAACCGATGTCGCGCCAGGAGACCGAAGAATACATTCTTCACCGGCTGGAGGTCGCCGGCGGCCGGAATGCGGTGACGTTCAGTGCCGAAGCCTTCGATCTCATTTACATGTTCAGTCGCGGCATTCCGCGGCTGATCAACATAATCTGCGACTTCCTGATGCTCTCCGCCTTTGCTGAAGAGACGACAACGCTCGATGGTGCCATGGTCCGGGACATTGCCGGCGATCTCGATTTCGAAAAGCAGTATTGGGGCGAGCAAGAGACTGCCGACGATGCCGGCGAGGCGGCGAAGGCTGCTGAGCCGGGGGCCGGAAGCGAGATTGCCGACCGGCTGACATCGTTGCTGGAAGAGATTCGCAACCGGATGGACCTGCTGGAGAACCGAATGGCGACGCCGGATCGGGAAGTGATCGGCGAAATGATGGAAAAGCTCGCCTCGCTGGAGAATGCCTTCTTGTTCCATGTCCGGGAAACCGATTCTCTGGTTGCCGAAATCAGCAAGCGGCTGGAAAGGGTTAGCCGTTATCAGTTCGACGAGCTTGAATCTCCCGAGAGCGACAAACCGGCGAAGCAGGGGCTCGTGACCCGGCTGTTCGGCAAGTCGTCTCTTGGCAACGAATGA